The genome window ACAGCCTACCCTGGCCTGTTTTGATCATCTCAGGCGTCAGTGGCACGATGTCTGGTTTGCTGTCCTCGAGTCCGTCTTACATGCTGGCGGAAACGAGCCGGCCCCAAGAACTATGGAATATAAGGCTTGTTCAAGGCGGTACGCAACATGTTCAATCTTGATAAACTTGATTATCTTACACGAGCTTTTCTGACAAATTCAGATCTTCAAGCAGGTGATTCCGGATCTTGGGTTGTTCGAGAGAGTGACTGCAGCCTCCTTGGCATGATCGTAGCACGCTCGAACTGCGCGGCTTACATGGTCTCATTCGGTCAGTTGAGAAAAGCGATTGAGAAAAAGAGAAGTCTATCGGCAGGTGCTATTAGATTACCGATGGCATCAACGAACGACACTATTAGGTCACTGATGTCGCCAGCGAAAACGAAAGACCCTTTTTCGATAGGCGGCATTATGTTTCGTGTCAACCGCTTCCCAGTGACCGTCGAACCTGGAATCTTACCAAAACTTCGACTGTCATATACCGCACCAACAATATCAGATCAGAGGACTACTACTTATGAACGACCTCCAGAGAATTCAAGGGCCCGAGATGTCGCAGGCGTATCTCAAAACAGCGAATTGGATGTCATACTCGATAATAGCCAACGAATCGAAACCCAGCTGTCTCAAGTTTCGCTCCGAAAAGAGCGTGTTGAGCTACAGAATGGAGACAACAAACTTCAAGTGGAATCCCGAAGCGACTGTGACGACAACTGTCCATGTGGAAAGCCTAGGCGGTGTTTAGTGtctttcctttttatttttatttttatcaTCGAGTGGTTAAGTTGGGTCCATTTTGGTTTAAAGGTGCGGATTGCTCTCTCGACTTTTCTTCTGTTGTGGTTGTGGTACAAAATCTGGCTTGGCGAAAAGATACATACCCAAACGGTGGACTCGAGAGCTTCCACTCCAGAGAGAAGAGCAGTTTCGTCTCTTTTCTGCGTACCAGCGTATAGGTAGTTAAGCGTTTACCTTAGCAATTTAAATGGGTGTCTATTCCACCGAAACTGAAAATGGGTGTATACTCCCCATCTGACCGCCAGCCCTAATCAACAAACCTTTTCGCGATACTTTGTCTCCTGTGTTGACTCCTTTTCACTTCTCGTCAATTTTGAATCGAGCAACAATGCATCCAAGGAACGCCAACTTCTATACGACGCTCCACACACTATAAGCCGTACGCCGTAAGGCGACAATTTGCCCATTAAGCCCCAGGTCGGTGCAATATTTGGGGGCTCCGTGAGCTATACGCCGTCTACCGACTAGATGGAACCGCAAAACCAGAATTGCATTATGGGACACAGGGGAGCTCTTCCGGAGGCATTCAAAGTCAAAGTTGAAGCGGCAAGAATGGTTGTATATTGTAGAATACTCGTCTCTAACATCTCTCAAAGACCCGGTACAAGCCCTTCAAATCAGCAACCTCCAACACAGCAGCCTTCATCAACGACGTAGTCGCAACCAACCTCGCCTTGAAGGCAGGGAAGAACACATGCTCAATCGCGAAACGCACATTTCTCCGCCGTTCCGCAAGCTGATCATCGACCTTGGCCTCCTCCTCGTTCTCACCACCCTCCCCGCCAACCGTTGGCGGCAACTGCTCAGGCACATAGAAAGACGCCAACTCCTTCAAGAAGGAATCAAAACACAGCTTCTCATCCTCCCAGTTAACACAGGGTCCGAGACGCAGCAGGAAACAAGGCAACTTGACTATGGCGGGCGTGTAGCCCTTGATCAGGAGGGGGATGGTGAGCAGCTCGCCCGCAGGGGAGACTTCGAGGGAGAAGTACTCGGTAAGCATCTCACGCCGCTCGATGAGCTGGGCTGCTACCTTCTCGACAACGTCCTCAATCTCAAAGTCCTCCTCGGGAGACTCGATATTCGCCTTCTCTACCTCAGCGCCGATGCGGAGGATCTCTCGCAGGTCCAGGGGCGGCGTGAAGCGGATGGTGCCAAAGTTGCCAAAATCCGTCAGCCCGACTTGATAGCAGTACTCGTAACAGGTCCGACCGTAGTCAATAAGATACATCTTGACACCGCCCTGAATAGCGGCCAATCGACGGCGTTCGTCGACGACGCCGACAAATGTGTGATTCGCAAAGATTTCTGTGAGGTCATTGTGCATGTCTTCCCTTACCTCGGCCCGGAGCTCCTTGACGCTAGTAAGCCTCATTGGTGCGAAGGGCCTATCGACCGTTTCGTACTGAATATGCTCCGAGGCAGACAAGGCATTTTCGTCAGCCGCCCCGGCTGCGGCCGCAGCAAGCCCGGGGGATGCCTTGGAGGGCGTAGCAGCTGTGGCTGAGGGCAGCATGCTGGTGATTTTCCGCAAGCTCGTATCGGTACGGACGAGGTTGTTAGAGTTCCTCCGTGGTCTTTTCGAGCCTGGGGTTTCTCTTGCGGGCGTCGCTGGGGTTCCCTCGCTTTCGGCCTGAGGGGATATCTCCATCATCTGCCCCCCCGGGAGCAAGCTCTGTGTCATGAATGTGCGACTTGTGTCCACCTCTGCCAGCTTAGAGCGTATGTGCTCGCATATTGACTGGATGACGTCATCTTCGTTCAGGAAATGCACTTCTTGCTTCGTGGGATGGACGTTGACGTCGACTCGGGCAGGGTCGATCTCGAGGCTGAGGTAGATGAATGGCCGACCGCCCTTGGGTAAGAATGAGGCGTACAGCTGCTCAAGTGCCTTTCTTATGGTGGTTGACTCTACACAACGGTGATTGATGAATAGGAGAaaggtagtcttttttatgtTGTAGTTGGCGTTCGTGGCCCATCCAGTAGCCTTGAAGCCCCAACGGTCTTCTGAGGTTGAGAACTGCATTAACTCGTTGGCGACACTTGAGCCGTATATCTGCCGTATTCGGTCGATTTCGCTTGCTGTGGCTTGGATGGATACACTGGTACCCGATTCGCCGTGCTTCTTGCAGGAGAAGCCCACTCCCTTACAGTGGATGGCGTAACGTCCAACAATGTCGATGATCTTATTGTACTCCTCAGCAGGCGATCTGAATGCTCTTCGACGTGTCGGTATGTTATAGAACATGTCTTCGACGCTGATCTGCGTACCCTGGCGGCCAGCAGTGGGCTTGGGCTCGGCCGACTGACCGGGCTTTGCCGGAGCCAGCTTGCCATCGAGGTATGTGGCACGCCATGCGCAATTCGAGTCTTTGGTCTTGGTAGTCACGGAAAGATG of Colletotrichum lupini chromosome 8, complete sequence contains these proteins:
- a CDS encoding DNA mismatch repair protein MutL, with protein sequence TRQTLGIRGGSRDSILAGSRHFLPSIRQPCQFVHTHYLPSQLNEAVGEDAPLLSCLPASPYWCCTAPQQLLAILSLLEPQTAMADPMEVDSAPSAGTKRKAEDDLGDSQGPRRIRALDQNVVNKIAAGEIIVAPVNALKELIENSVDAGATALEVLVKEGGLKLLQITDNGCGIQLKREDMEILCERHTTSKITAFEDLTSIATYGFRGEALASISHIAHLSVTTKTKDSNCAWRATYLDGKLAPAKPGQSAEPKPTAGRQGTQISVEDMFYNIPTRRRAFRSPAEEYNKIIDIVGRYAIHCKGVGFSCKKHGESGTSVSIQATASEIDRIRQIYGSSVANELMQFSTSEDRWGFKATGWATNANYNIKKTTFLLFINHRCVESTTIRKALEQLYASFLPKGGRPFIYLSLEIDPARVDVNVHPTKQEVHFLNEDDVIQSICEHIRSKLAEVDTSRTFMTQSLLPGGQMMEISPQAESEGTPATPARETPGSKRPRRNSNNLVRTDTSLRKITSMLPSATAATPSKASPGLAAAAAGAADENALSASEHIQYETVDRPFAPMRLTSVKELRAEVREDMHNDLTEIFANHTFVGVVDERRRLAAIQGGVKMYLIDYGRTCYEYCYQVGLTDFGNFGTIRFTPPLDLREILRIGAEVEKANIESPEEDFEIEDVVEKVAAQLIERREMLTEYFSLEVSPAGELLTIPLLIKGYTPAIVKLPCFLLRLGPCVNWEDEKLCFDSFLKELASFYVPEQLPPTVGGEGGENEEEAKVDDQLAERRRNVRFAIEHVFFPAFKARLVATTSLMKAAVLEVADLKGLYRVFERC